Proteins encoded together in one Prevotella scopos JCM 17725 window:
- a CDS encoding 4Fe-4S binding protein produces the protein MAYVIGNDCIACGTCIDECPVEAISEGEIYNIDADACTECGTCASVCPSEAISLP, from the coding sequence ATGGCTTACGTAATTGGTAATGATTGTATCGCTTGTGGTACATGTATCGATGAGTGCCCAGTAGAGGCTATCTCTGAGGGTGAAATCTACAATATTGATGCAGATGCTTGCACTGAGTGTGGTACTTGTGCATCTGTTTGTCCAAGTGAGGCTATCTCCCTCCCATAA
- a CDS encoding START-like domain-containing protein → MSNKIELEYELKTRSGSAVWALISTPIGLKKWLADDVTIEEDSATFIWGDPLREHDTHTATIVDMVKNNYIRFHWDSSESDSFWEIKMFHSEIAGNYHLLVTDFVEDDDVEGLEQFWNKKIDRLHRITGM, encoded by the coding sequence ATGAGTAATAAGATAGAACTAGAATACGAATTGAAAACGCGGTCGGGCAGTGCTGTGTGGGCATTGATAAGTACACCAATTGGTTTAAAGAAGTGGTTGGCAGATGATGTAACGATAGAGGAAGATTCGGCAACTTTTATTTGGGGAGATCCGCTTCGCGAACATGATACCCATACTGCAACGATTGTTGATATGGTGAAAAACAATTACATACGTTTTCATTGGGATTCTTCAGAGAGTGATTCTTTTTGGGAGATAAAGATGTTTCATAGTGAGATAGCTGGCAACTATCATCTCTTAGTTACTGATTTTGTAGAGGACGATGATGTAGAAGGATTGGAACAGTTTTGGAATAAGAAGATCGACCGCCTACATCGTATCACGGGTATGTAG
- a CDS encoding LptF/LptG family permease — translation MFRIKKLDIFIAKQFGMLFMGTFFISLFVLMMQFLWRYVDDLIGKGLSMDVLGQFFWYMSLMMVPQALPLAILLSSLISYGNLGESSELTAIKAAGISLIQSFRGLIVISIFIAFGSFYFQNNVGPIAHKHIAQLLISMKQKSPELEIPEGIFYDGIPQTNLYVEKKDLKTGHLYNIMVYRMTDSYEDQAIILADSGMLQSTVDKKHLVLNLWSGEWFENMRSQEMGNSASVPYRRETFAHKHIVLDFDGDFNLTDMAGITNDARTKSIQKIQHDKDSLVHVYDSVGKAFYKDAQTIYYHDPYLKAAQRKEAIKLSKAKAFNVDSVFNKLPADQRRYVVDQALSTVQQEVSDLDFKSMITTDGDKIIRLHDIETINKFTLALICIIFFFIGAPLGAIIRKGGLGIPIIISVIVFIIFYILDNTGYRMARQGDWAIWFGKGLSMAVLIPMAVFFTYKANNDSTVFNADMYRNLLMRMFGIRIKRSIASKEVILHDPDYRTDAEKLNELNVRIADYAKTRRLKSAPNIIKVFFRYHADHVIEKINDELENVIEDLSNTRNKVIMTELNKYPILAVKAHTRPFDHKWLNIFAAIILPAGIFFYFRMWRFRLRLYRDLRTITNCNETIMTEIQRLKEKKEAKSL, via the coding sequence ATGTTTCGAATCAAGAAGTTAGATATCTTCATTGCCAAGCAGTTTGGCATGCTTTTCATGGGAACATTCTTCATCAGCTTGTTTGTGTTGATGATGCAGTTCTTGTGGCGATATGTTGACGACTTGATTGGAAAAGGATTGTCAATGGACGTTCTTGGACAATTCTTTTGGTATATGAGCTTGATGATGGTGCCACAAGCACTTCCTTTGGCGATTCTTCTTTCATCGCTTATTTCCTATGGTAACCTTGGCGAGAGTTCAGAGTTGACAGCTATTAAGGCTGCTGGTATCTCGTTGATTCAGTCGTTTAGAGGACTGATAGTTATTAGTATTTTTATTGCTTTTGGTTCTTTTTACTTCCAGAATAATGTAGGACCAATCGCGCATAAACACATAGCCCAGCTACTTATCTCTATGAAACAGAAGAGTCCTGAACTGGAAATCCCAGAAGGAATCTTCTATGATGGTATTCCACAAACAAATCTCTACGTAGAGAAGAAAGACTTGAAGACAGGACACCTATATAATATTATGGTGTATCGAATGACGGATAGCTATGAAGATCAAGCTATTATCCTCGCCGACTCGGGCATGTTGCAGTCAACAGTAGATAAGAAACACCTTGTACTTAACCTCTGGAGTGGAGAGTGGTTTGAGAACATGCGTTCGCAAGAAATGGGTAATAGTGCCAGTGTACCTTATCGTCGAGAAACCTTTGCACATAAGCATATTGTCCTTGATTTCGATGGCGATTTCAACCTTACGGATATGGCAGGTATCACAAATGATGCTCGAACGAAAAGCATTCAGAAGATACAGCATGATAAGGACTCCTTAGTGCATGTCTATGATAGTGTGGGTAAAGCCTTCTATAAAGATGCGCAGACGATTTATTACCACGATCCTTATCTCAAAGCCGCACAAAGGAAAGAAGCTATAAAGTTATCAAAAGCAAAGGCTTTCAATGTAGATTCGGTATTTAATAAGTTGCCCGCAGATCAACGACGTTACGTTGTTGATCAAGCTTTGTCAACTGTTCAGCAAGAAGTTAGCGACCTAGATTTTAAGAGTATGATCACCACTGATGGTGACAAGATCATCCGCTTGCATGATATAGAGACTATTAACAAGTTTACATTGGCACTGATATGTATCATCTTCTTCTTTATCGGTGCGCCGCTCGGTGCAATTATTCGAAAAGGAGGATTGGGTATTCCTATCATTATCAGTGTTATTGTGTTCATCATTTTTTATATCCTAGATAATACAGGATATCGAATGGCACGTCAGGGAGACTGGGCAATATGGTTTGGTAAAGGATTGTCTATGGCTGTTCTCATTCCGATGGCAGTGTTCTTTACCTATAAGGCAAATAACGACTCTACAGTATTCAATGCTGATATGTACAGAAATCTGTTGATGAGGATGTTTGGAATACGCATTAAGCGTAGTATTGCAAGTAAGGAAGTTATCTTGCATGACCCTGACTATCGTACAGATGCAGAGAAACTCAACGAATTGAATGTAAGAATTGCAGACTACGCTAAGACGCGCAGGCTGAAGTCTGCTCCTAATATAATAAAGGTATTTTTCCGTTATCATGCGGATCATGTAATAGAGAAGATTAATGATGAACTTGAGAATGTTATTGAAGACTTGAGCAATACACGTAACAAAGTCATCATGACAGAACTAAACAAATACCCGATATTGGCAGTAAAAGCGCATACAAGACCCTTTGACCATAAGTGGTTAAATATTTTTGCAGCAATTATTTTACCAGCAGGTATCTTCTTCTATTTCCGTATGTGGCGTTTCCGTTTACGTCTTTATCGCGATCTTCGTACGATTACGAACTGTAACGAGACGATTATGACAGAGATTCAACGTCTAAAGGAAAAGAAGGAAGCAAAGAGCCTTTGA
- a CDS encoding bifunctional 3,4-dihydroxy-2-butanone-4-phosphate synthase/GTP cyclohydrolase II — MEDFKLDSIEDALKDFREGKFVIVVDDEDRENEGDLIMAAEMITPDKVNFMLKNARGVLCVPITLSRAEELDLPHQVSDNTSVLGTPFTVTVDKLEGCSTGVSTHDRAETIKALADPTSTPQTFGRPGHINPLYAQDNGVLRRSGHTEAAVDLCKLSGCYPAGVLMEIMNEDGTMARMPDLQKCAKEWNMRIISIKDIIAYRLKNESSIVVGEEVELPTEYGMFHLIPFRQANGLEHMALVKGTWKEDEPVLVRVHSSCATGDILGSKRCDCGEQLHKAMEMIEKEGKGVIIYMQQEGRGIGLMNKIAAYKLQEQGLDTVEANLHLGFRPDERDYGSGAQMLRHLGIHKMRLITNNPTKRVGLEAYGLEIEENVPIEITPNTFDYRYLKTKRDRMGHDLHL, encoded by the coding sequence ATGGAAGATTTTAAACTCGATAGCATCGAAGATGCATTGAAAGACTTTCGGGAAGGAAAGTTTGTTATTGTAGTAGATGACGAAGACCGAGAGAATGAGGGTGACCTTATTATGGCAGCAGAGATGATAACGCCAGATAAGGTGAACTTTATGTTGAAGAATGCACGAGGCGTTCTTTGTGTGCCAATTACGCTCTCACGTGCAGAAGAGCTGGACCTACCTCATCAAGTTTCTGATAACACTTCAGTACTTGGGACACCATTCACTGTTACGGTTGACAAGTTGGAAGGATGTTCAACGGGTGTGTCAACTCATGATCGCGCAGAGACAATCAAAGCCTTAGCCGACCCAACTTCAACCCCACAAACCTTTGGACGCCCTGGGCATATCAATCCACTTTATGCTCAAGATAATGGTGTCCTGCGTCGTTCGGGTCATACGGAAGCGGCAGTCGATCTGTGTAAACTTTCTGGCTGTTACCCTGCTGGTGTGCTGATGGAGATTATGAACGAAGATGGTACCATGGCGCGTATGCCCGATTTGCAGAAATGTGCAAAGGAGTGGAATATGAGGATTATCAGTATCAAAGATATTATAGCCTACCGCCTGAAGAACGAGTCAAGTATTGTCGTTGGTGAGGAAGTAGAACTACCGACGGAATATGGCATGTTCCACCTGATTCCTTTCCGTCAAGCAAATGGTTTGGAACACATGGCACTTGTTAAGGGTACCTGGAAAGAGGATGAGCCAGTCCTTGTACGTGTTCATTCATCATGTGCAACGGGTGATATTCTTGGAAGTAAGCGTTGCGATTGTGGAGAGCAACTTCATAAGGCAATGGAAATGATTGAGAAAGAAGGTAAGGGTGTTATCATCTATATGCAGCAGGAAGGACGTGGCATTGGCTTGATGAATAAGATTGCTGCCTATAAGTTGCAAGAACAGGGACTTGACACAGTTGAGGCTAACCTTCACCTTGGTTTCCGACCAGATGAGCGCGATTATGGTTCTGGTGCACAGATGTTGCGCCATCTTGGTATTCATAAGATGCGTTTGATAACGAATAATCCAACGAAGCGAGTTGGCCTTGAAGCTTATGGTTTGGAGATTGAGGAGAATGTTCCAATTGAGATTACTCCTAATACGTTTGATTATCGTTATTTGAAGACTAAACGTGATCGTATGGGGCACGATTTGCACCTATAA
- a CDS encoding pyridoxal phosphate-dependent aminotransferase — protein sequence MAQLSDRLKRLAPSETLAMSQKSSELKAQGIDVINMSVGEPDFMTPNHVKEAGKKAIDDNYSKYSPVPGYLILREAISRKLKKENNLDYTPSEIIVGTGGKQGVCNTVLALVNPGDEVIIPAPYWVSYPQMVKLASGVPVVVPAGIEQDFKITAEQLEEAITPKTKLIILCSPSNPTGSVYSSEELEALAKVVLAHEDLFILSDEIYEYINYIGGHSSIASCSGMKERTIICNGVSKAYAMTGWRIGWVAAPEWIAKGLNKLQGQYTSGTCSVSQMAAVGAYEGDQTCVAGFREAFQRRRDLIVSLAKEIPGLEVNVPQGAFYLFPKCSSFFGKSYGRHVINTSSDLAMYILEEGGVAIVGGDAFGSPDCFRLSYATSDENIKEALRRIKEVLSKLK from the coding sequence ATGGCACAACTATCAGATCGTTTAAAGCGATTGGCACCTTCTGAAACATTAGCTATGTCGCAGAAGAGTAGTGAATTGAAAGCTCAGGGGATTGATGTTATCAACATGAGTGTGGGCGAACCAGACTTCATGACTCCTAATCATGTAAAGGAGGCAGGCAAAAAAGCTATTGATGATAACTACTCAAAGTATTCTCCTGTTCCTGGCTACCTGATTTTGAGAGAAGCCATTTCAAGAAAACTGAAGAAGGAAAATAATCTTGATTATACTCCCTCGGAGATTATCGTTGGTACCGGCGGTAAGCAAGGTGTTTGTAACACAGTTTTAGCTTTGGTTAATCCTGGTGATGAGGTAATCATCCCAGCTCCATATTGGGTAAGCTACCCACAAATGGTGAAACTTGCCAGTGGTGTTCCTGTCGTTGTGCCTGCTGGTATCGAACAGGATTTCAAGATTACAGCTGAACAATTAGAGGAAGCGATTACTCCTAAGACAAAGTTGATTATTCTTTGTTCACCAAGTAATCCTACAGGAAGTGTCTATTCTTCAGAGGAATTAGAGGCCTTAGCAAAAGTTGTTTTGGCTCATGAGGACTTGTTTATCCTTTCAGATGAGATCTATGAGTACATTAATTATATAGGTGGACATAGCAGTATTGCATCTTGTTCAGGGATGAAAGAGCGAACGATCATCTGCAATGGAGTTAGTAAGGCTTATGCGATGACGGGGTGGCGTATTGGATGGGTGGCTGCACCAGAATGGATTGCGAAGGGACTCAATAAACTACAAGGCCAATATACGTCAGGCACATGCAGTGTTAGTCAGATGGCTGCTGTTGGGGCATACGAGGGTGATCAAACCTGTGTAGCTGGGTTTCGTGAAGCATTCCAACGTCGTCGTGACTTGATTGTAAGTTTGGCAAAAGAGATTCCTGGACTTGAGGTAAATGTGCCACAAGGTGCTTTTTATCTTTTCCCCAAATGTTCTAGCTTCTTTGGAAAGTCTTACGGGAGGCATGTTATTAATACTTCTTCTGATCTTGCAATGTATATTCTTGAAGAAGGAGGCGTTGCAATCGTGGGAGGAGATGCTTTCGGCTCACCAGATTGCTTCCGATTGAGTTATGCGACAAGTGATGAGAATATAAAAGAAGCACTTCGTCGGATTAAAGAAGTACTCTCAAAACTAAAATAA
- a CDS encoding MotA/TolQ/ExbB proton channel family protein, which translates to MATTQQKPAPKKQSEGFTGVRGAFWIIVVCAVVAFTLFYTWFGNPMHFQDGAARENPADVWGTIFKGGVVVPVIHTLLLTVLAMSIERWMALKTAFGKGSLPKFVANIKAALNANDLAKANQLCDQQKGSVANVVKASLNAYKDMESGANVNLKKAQKVAKIQQAHEEATQLEMPTLTMNLPIIATLVTLGTLTGLLGTVTGMIKSFSALAAGGGADSAALSAGISEALINTAFGIATSWCAVVSYGYYSNKVDKLTFALDEVGYSIAQTYEVNHTDEA; encoded by the coding sequence ATGGCAACTACACAACAAAAACCAGCCCCAAAGAAACAGTCTGAGGGCTTCACAGGAGTTAGAGGCGCATTTTGGATTATCGTCGTTTGCGCTGTCGTTGCGTTCACATTGTTCTACACATGGTTCGGCAATCCAATGCACTTCCAGGATGGAGCTGCACGTGAAAACCCAGCTGACGTATGGGGTACAATCTTTAAGGGTGGCGTAGTCGTACCTGTTATCCACACACTCTTGTTAACAGTGCTCGCTATGTCTATCGAACGCTGGATGGCTTTGAAGACTGCTTTCGGTAAGGGTTCACTTCCAAAGTTCGTTGCAAACATCAAGGCTGCTCTTAACGCTAATGACCTTGCTAAGGCTAATCAGCTATGCGATCAGCAGAAGGGTTCTGTAGCAAATGTTGTTAAGGCTTCATTGAATGCTTACAAGGATATGGAGAGTGGTGCTAATGTAAACTTGAAGAAGGCTCAGAAGGTAGCTAAGATTCAGCAGGCTCACGAAGAGGCAACACAGCTTGAGATGCCAACTCTGACAATGAACCTCCCTATCATTGCTACTCTTGTAACTCTTGGTACACTTACTGGTCTTCTCGGTACTGTAACCGGTATGATCAAGTCGTTCTCTGCTCTTGCTGCAGGTGGTGGTGCTGACTCAGCTGCACTTTCTGCTGGTATTTCTGAGGCGTTGATCAACACTGCATTCGGTATCGCAACATCTTGGTGTGCAGTAGTATCTTATGGCTACTACTCTAACAAGGTTGACAAGTTGACTTTCGCCCTCGACGAGGTTGGTTATTCTATCGCTCAGACATACGAAGTAAACCACACAGACGAGGCTTAA
- a CDS encoding ExbD/TolR family protein: MGKVKVKKSDTFIDMTPMSDVMTLLLTFFMLTSTFVKNEPVKVNTPGSVSELKVPENGVLTILVSPEKGPNGTPTGEGQVFLSYDNTNELGQIVDNMGITLTPAQKKTFVAESTFGAPLDKLAAYLSKPAAERGKELPKMGIPLDSIQGQEMTEFQQWVNAARQVNPKVRLAIKSDADSPYGTVKKVMSELQDMDESHYYMITQLDAKKAAQAANK, translated from the coding sequence ATGGGTAAAGTAAAAGTTAAGAAGAGTGACACTTTTATCGACATGACGCCTATGTCAGACGTTATGACCCTGTTGCTTACCTTCTTTATGCTGACATCTACATTCGTTAAGAATGAGCCAGTGAAGGTAAATACTCCAGGTTCAGTGTCTGAATTAAAGGTGCCTGAGAATGGTGTCCTGACAATTCTCGTTAGTCCTGAAAAAGGACCTAATGGTACGCCTACAGGTGAAGGCCAGGTCTTTTTAAGCTACGATAATACTAATGAATTAGGTCAAATCGTAGATAATATGGGCATAACATTGACTCCTGCACAAAAGAAGACTTTTGTTGCTGAGTCCACATTTGGTGCTCCACTCGACAAGCTGGCTGCTTATTTGTCAAAGCCAGCAGCAGAGCGTGGCAAAGAACTCCCTAAAATGGGTATTCCTCTCGATAGTATCCAAGGACAGGAGATGACAGAGTTCCAACAGTGGGTTAACGCAGCCCGCCAGGTGAACCCTAAGGTTAGACTTGCTATCAAGTCCGACGCTGATTCTCCTTATGGTACCGTTAAGAAGGTAATGAGCGAACTCCAGGATATGGATGAGAGCCATTACTACATGATCACACAGTTGGACGCTAAAAAGGCTGCACAGGCAGCTAATAAGTAA
- a CDS encoding ExbD/TolR family protein, giving the protein MEMMDTGKEGGKQKKMTVRVDFTPMVDMLMLLITFFMLCTSLSKPSTMELTMPSNDKTQNEQQKNEAKESHSITIYIADGDKIFYGNGKPEYDNANWLKPADWSNTEKGIRYVLQHKEVGDPSTGEAITIPYKDMDIAVKELTRKKQANPKTYPDSLYQADIAAIKAGLINGKKVSTMTVIIKPTDKASYRHLVDILDEMQISYIGTYVIDKLTDQDKALLAKKGIKA; this is encoded by the coding sequence ATGGAAATGATGGATACAGGAAAAGAAGGCGGCAAGCAGAAGAAGATGACCGTCCGCGTAGATTTTACGCCGATGGTGGATATGCTTATGTTGCTGATTACCTTCTTCATGCTTTGTACTTCACTTAGCAAGCCTTCAACTATGGAGTTGACGATGCCAAGTAATGATAAGACGCAGAATGAACAGCAGAAGAATGAAGCCAAAGAGTCACACTCTATTACTATTTACATTGCTGATGGAGATAAAATCTTCTATGGTAATGGTAAACCAGAGTATGATAACGCTAATTGGCTGAAGCCTGCCGATTGGAGTAACACCGAAAAAGGCATTCGCTACGTTCTTCAGCATAAGGAAGTGGGTGACCCTTCTACAGGTGAGGCTATCACTATCCCTTATAAGGATATGGATATCGCTGTGAAGGAACTGACTCGTAAGAAGCAGGCTAACCCAAAGACTTATCCAGATAGTCTTTATCAGGCTGATATTGCTGCTATTAAAGCTGGTTTAATTAATGGCAAGAAGGTTTCTACCATGACTGTCATTATCAAGCCAACTGATAAAGCATCTTATCGTCATTTGGTTGACATCCTCGATGAAATGCAGATTTCATATATTGGAACTTACGTCATTGACAAGCTGACAGACCAAGACAAGGCTCTCTTAGCCAAGAAGGGTATCAAGGCTTAA
- a CDS encoding energy transducer TonB, protein MAKIDLCDPKWVDMVFADRNKEYGAYKLRKTVSQRNIKALAILLCAAFLGGGYLAYQIKKHNDELAAQAEYAAKMELAALEQAKKEQAERKKQQKKEEPKKIEPEKVVPETRATVKFTAPVIKDDKDVKEEMPPMVKMNKETKAVGVENKEGTEDRTEVAARSTVATPEQIVPKIEKPVVEAPKPEPKQEVENKVFTVAEVMPSFPNVNAWLASHIQYPAVAAENGVQGRVIVKFVVGRDGSVSQAQIVRGVDQALDREALRVVNSMPKWSPGMNNGQPANVWFTLPITFKLQ, encoded by the coding sequence ATGGCAAAAATAGATTTATGCGATCCTAAATGGGTTGACATGGTGTTCGCCGACAGAAATAAGGAGTACGGTGCATATAAGCTTCGTAAAACAGTTTCTCAGCGTAACATCAAAGCTTTAGCTATTCTGCTTTGTGCTGCATTCCTCGGTGGTGGTTACTTAGCTTATCAGATTAAGAAGCACAACGACGAATTGGCTGCTCAAGCTGAGTATGCTGCAAAGATGGAGTTGGCTGCATTAGAACAAGCTAAGAAGGAACAAGCTGAACGTAAAAAGCAGCAGAAGAAGGAAGAACCAAAGAAGATTGAACCAGAAAAGGTGGTTCCAGAAACTCGTGCAACTGTTAAGTTTACTGCACCTGTCATCAAGGATGATAAGGACGTAAAGGAAGAGATGCCTCCAATGGTCAAGATGAACAAGGAAACCAAGGCTGTAGGTGTTGAGAACAAGGAAGGTACGGAAGATCGTACTGAAGTTGCTGCTCGTAGCACTGTAGCTACTCCTGAACAGATTGTACCAAAGATTGAAAAGCCTGTTGTCGAAGCTCCAAAACCAGAGCCAAAGCAAGAGGTTGAAAATAAGGTCTTCACAGTAGCAGAGGTAATGCCTTCATTCCCTAATGTAAATGCGTGGTTGGCTTCACATATCCAATACCCAGCAGTAGCAGCAGAGAATGGTGTGCAGGGACGAGTTATCGTTAAGTTCGTTGTAGGACGTGATGGTAGTGTTAGTCAGGCGCAGATTGTTCGCGGTGTTGATCAAGCACTCGACCGTGAGGCTCTTCGTGTTGTTAACAGCATGCCAAAGTGGTCTCCAGGTATGAACAATGGTCAGCCTGCAAACGTTTGGTTTACTCTTCCAATTACCTTCAAACTGCAATAA
- a CDS encoding PstS family phosphate ABC transporter substrate-binding protein, with translation MNRSRFYIAVGLMLSFVFLLSSCGQKKNKDGRTDTPTSGTIKFASDESFSPIIEELLQNYQFRYPLAHLLPIYTDDNKGMQLLLDQKVNLFFTSHVLTKGEDALLQEKGPIPAVFPIGYDGIAFIVNNTNVDSCITVTNVKKILSGQITKWNQLNPKNEKGNIEVVFDNKASATLHYVVDSILGGKNIKSENIVAASNSKSVIDYVHKTPNAIGVIGSNWLNDHRDSTNTTFKKDIRVVGLSQASVAQPANSWQPYQAYLLDGRYPFVRTIYALVADPHKALPWAFANFVTNPIGQKIIFRAGLLPYRGDITIRDVHVSTATDQ, from the coding sequence ATGAATAGATCCAGATTCTACATAGCAGTAGGATTGATGTTATCCTTTGTTTTTCTTCTGTCCTCTTGTGGACAGAAGAAAAATAAGGATGGCAGAACAGATACACCGACGTCAGGGACGATTAAGTTCGCCTCTGACGAAAGTTTTAGTCCTATTATCGAGGAATTGTTACAGAATTATCAGTTCCGCTACCCATTAGCTCACTTGTTGCCTATCTATACAGATGACAATAAGGGCATGCAACTTCTTCTTGATCAGAAAGTGAATCTTTTCTTCACTTCTCACGTATTGACAAAGGGCGAAGATGCACTTTTACAAGAAAAAGGTCCTATCCCTGCGGTTTTCCCGATAGGATATGATGGAATTGCTTTCATTGTTAACAATACAAATGTAGACTCTTGCATAACCGTTACCAATGTTAAGAAAATTCTAAGTGGTCAGATTACAAAATGGAATCAGTTGAACCCAAAGAATGAAAAGGGGAATATTGAAGTTGTTTTTGATAATAAAGCATCAGCAACTTTGCATTATGTAGTTGACTCTATTTTAGGTGGAAAAAATATCAAGAGTGAGAACATTGTTGCTGCAAGTAACAGTAAGTCGGTTATTGACTATGTTCATAAAACTCCTAACGCTATAGGTGTTATTGGGTCAAACTGGTTGAATGACCATCGTGACTCTACCAACACAACTTTTAAGAAAGATATTAGAGTAGTAGGTCTCTCACAAGCCTCTGTTGCCCAACCTGCTAATAGCTGGCAGCCTTATCAGGCTTACTTGTTGGATGGTAGATATCCTTTTGTAAGGACTATCTATGCTCTTGTGGCAGACCCGCACAAAGCTCTGCCTTGGGCATTTGCAAATTTCGTCACTAATCCTATTGGTCAGAAGATTATCTTTAGGGCTGGTCTCTTACCATATCGAGGTGACATTACTATTCGTGATGTTCATGTCTCGACTGCAACAGATCAATAA
- a CDS encoding tetratricopeptide repeat protein — MKTKKYLIAGALMLAMSTPALAQEVNYAVALKPIVAAIEAAPNDPKAAKDLIKEYQKNFKKSEEAIVALGNVYLLQHNYDAATEIANNVINNKKFNGSLAYVLLGDIAALKDSIGNAGAAATQYQNAITVDPQNVTAYERYAKVFRHVNAKVAVQKLEELRKVKPDYPVEATAAEIMLGDGKYKEALEWYAKANPANMSEDNFYNYGFAAYITKDYQRALDVAKQGLQKFPNSEYLSRIAMMASVELKDYASAIDYGKTVFAGSGKKVANDYDVCAKALCGAQQYDEAISTINKALELDKNNIEPLKTLAAIYAAQGNEDKSLEVQQEYLSKSKKATNNDWATLANTYVAKAEGITDRAAKNAVLAKALDVYEQMVAKFPTISDWVWLNQANVAQLMNDPDKVADIYQKVAAYEEAKPTLDEDSKSYLENVYYGLGYYHSKKGNKQLADEYFNKVLKVNPNNEGAKKALGM, encoded by the coding sequence ATGAAGACAAAGAAATATTTGATAGCTGGAGCTTTGATGTTGGCAATGTCAACTCCGGCATTGGCACAGGAGGTAAATTATGCAGTTGCACTTAAACCTATTGTTGCTGCCATCGAAGCTGCACCTAATGATCCAAAAGCAGCAAAGGATTTGATCAAAGAGTATCAGAAGAATTTTAAGAAGAGTGAAGAAGCTATTGTTGCTTTAGGTAACGTTTATCTTTTGCAGCATAATTACGATGCAGCAACAGAGATTGCTAATAACGTTATTAACAATAAGAAATTTAATGGTAGTTTAGCCTATGTACTTCTTGGTGACATTGCTGCGCTTAAAGACTCTATCGGAAACGCAGGTGCTGCTGCTACACAGTATCAGAATGCAATCACTGTAGATCCACAGAACGTAACAGCTTACGAGCGTTATGCAAAGGTTTTCCGTCATGTTAATGCAAAGGTTGCCGTTCAGAAACTTGAAGAGTTGAGAAAGGTTAAGCCTGACTACCCAGTAGAAGCAACTGCTGCTGAAATCATGCTTGGCGATGGTAAGTATAAAGAGGCATTAGAGTGGTATGCAAAGGCTAATCCAGCTAATATGTCTGAGGACAACTTCTATAATTATGGTTTTGCGGCTTACATCACAAAGGACTATCAAAGAGCTTTGGATGTTGCGAAGCAGGGTTTGCAAAAGTTCCCAAATAGTGAGTATCTGAGTCGTATTGCTATGATGGCATCAGTTGAGTTGAAGGATTATGCTTCAGCGATTGACTATGGTAAGACTGTGTTTGCCGGTTCTGGTAAGAAAGTTGCTAATGACTACGATGTTTGTGCAAAGGCCCTCTGTGGTGCTCAGCAGTACGATGAGGCCATTAGCACCATTAATAAGGCACTTGAGCTTGATAAAAACAATATAGAGCCTTTGAAGACATTGGCAGCAATTTATGCTGCACAGGGAAATGAGGATAAGTCACTTGAAGTTCAGCAAGAGTATCTTTCAAAGAGCAAGAAGGCCACAAACAATGACTGGGCAACACTTGCTAACACTTATGTTGCTAAGGCTGAGGGCATAACAGATCGTGCAGCCAAGAATGCTGTTCTTGCAAAGGCACTTGATGTTTACGAGCAGATGGTTGCAAAGTTTCCAACAATCTCTGACTGGGTATGGTTGAATCAGGCTAATGTAGCTCAATTGATGAACGATCCTGATAAGGTAGCTGATATTTATCAGAAGGTGGCTGCTTATGAAGAAGCTAAACCAACTCTCGATGAGGATAGCAAGAGTTACTTGGAGAACGTTTACTACGGTCTCGGTTATTATCACTCAAAGAAGGGTAACAAGCAGCTTGCTGATGAATACTTTAACAAAGTGCTGAAGGTTAATCCTAACAACGAAGGAGCAAAGAAGGCATTGGGTATGTAA